One segment of Chelonia mydas isolate rCheMyd1 chromosome 13, rCheMyd1.pri.v2, whole genome shotgun sequence DNA contains the following:
- the TTI1 gene encoding TELO2-interacting protein 1 homolog isoform X1 yields the protein MAVFDTPKEAFGILRPACVQLTKVQTTENVERLQAQLQVVSDSALQELQEYVLFPLRFTLKTPGPKRESLVQSVVQCITSILSTTCVKKQDLLQELFSELCLCLSSPSGLQPPAPLSEELKLTVIQALNVLMHSAYGDIILTLYQPSTLPHLGFAVSLLLALAEQEKAKQIKLAALKCLQVLILQCDCPEHHRLLDTVETRQCGNLFASFLPGISIALSRVITGDIKQGHMVTVSAIKLFYHTVSLVMADEQLATITKDEEKPSVEQSRLSELVVHRGPDWVKITADKLSLLIHKIAEFASLHPHWKVRMELVELVHHLMLKCSLSLVESVGHLLKALVGLVNDESNEVQSKCHEILRSIAELRTVAENRALADILSENLHSLATALPRLMNSQDDQGKFSTLSLLLGSLKLLGPKVNIVLNSAAHLQRLSKALMQVLELDVADVKIVEERRWGPEGSLGEPSDSLQHGLREGKCQKKHFRFFIDERIFLLIQQVCRVLGYYGNLYLLVDHFMGLYSESVVYRKQAAMVLNELITGAAGLGVDVLHKRETTVSTEDLKGTITSILEEYTDQANWYLTTSIDTEGTSDELTVKYSRAHAIPGGAHSSSLISSFSPSSDPCPTIRSMNSNIWQICIQLEGVGCFAYVLGKEFRMLLASVLYPVLEKAGDSTLLISQTAIGTMVDVCHACGYDSMQNLINANSDYLVNGISLNLRRVAHQPHASRVLEAMLRHSDASLLPLVEDVIRDVLSALDQFYDDRASSFLGVLSTLVAALVQWFVVVKGKEHPQEQNIEQQSSTSCQKRGKGSVITPMVQEVEQFFLDYIKQKQIAEGNLPAMEEEEEEVQVPPPEPEMNDTGAEGETPLPAHAQIAKDVMERCIHLLSDKSLRVRLKVLDVLEFCVTVLHLHENHLLPMAHRAWPVLVTRLINDDPLAVLRAFKVLCTLAEKCGDFLRRRFSKDVLPKLAGSLVTQAPVSARAGPVYSHTLAFKLQLAVLQGLGSLCEKLDLGESDLNKVADTCVIYLSAKQPVKLQEAARSVFLHLMCVDPDATWLFLNEICPLPCEPPHPSLHPVKLGRMGRQRTEFTDNVLGLLGELQRRETAAFQAGPQEAPEPQPPSLTEALG from the exons ATGGCAGTGTTTGATACCCCAAAAGAAGCGTTCGGGATCTTGCGCCCAGCTTGTGTACAGCTGACAAAGGTGCAGACTACTGAAAACGTGGAACGCTTGCAGGCTCAGCTGCAGGTTGTCAGTGACTCTGCCCTGCAGGAACTGCAGGAGTACGTCCTTTTCCCATTGAGGTTCACCCTGAAGACCCCAGGGCCCAAACGGGAGAGTCTTGTCCAGAGTGTGGTGCAGTGTATCACATCCATCCTTTCAACAACATGTGTGAAGAAGCAGGACCTCCTCCAGGAGCTTTTTTCTGAGCTCTGCCTGTGTCTATCTTCTCCATCTGGTTTGCAGCCGCCAGCCCCACTATCAGAGGAATTAAAACTGACTGTAATCCAAGCACTCAATGTCCTGATGCATTCAGCTTATGGTGACATTATCCTGACTTTGTATCAGCCTTCTACCCTTCCTCACTTAGGATTTGCTGTATCTTTGCTTTTGGCCTTGGCAGAAcaagaaaaagcaaagcaaattaaGCTGGCTGCCTTAAAGTGTTTACAGGTCCTAATTCTGCAGTGTGACTGCCCGGAGCATCATAGACTCTTAGACACGGTTGAAACAAGACAATGTGGGAATTTGTTTGCTTCTTTTCTACCTGGGATCTCTATTGCCCTGTCCCGGGTTATTACTGGAGACATCAAACAAGGTCATATGGTCACTGTTTCTGCGATCAAGCTCTTTTATCACACAGTCAGCTTGGTAATGGCAGATGAACAACTAGCCACAATCACAAAGGACGAAGAGAAACCTTCAGTGGAACAAAGCAGACTATCTGAGCTTGTGGTACATAGAGGACCAGATTGGGTAAAAATCACTGCAGACAAATTGTCTCTCCTTATCCACAAGATAGCTGAATTTGCTTCTCTTCACCCTCACTGGAAGGTCAGGATGGAATTGGTGGAGCTGGTCCATCACCTTATGTTGAAGTGCAGTCTGTCACTGGTGGAATCAGTTGGTCACCTGTTAAAAGCCTTGGTTGGGCTTGTTAATGATGAAAGCAATGAGGTTCAAAGCAAGTGTCATGAGATTCTCAGGAGCATTGCGGAGCTGAGAACAGTAGCTGAGAACAGGGCTCTTGCTGATATTCTGTCAGAGAATCTGCATTCCCTTGCCACAGCCCTTCCACGTCTGATGAACTCCCAGGATGATCAAGGCAAGTTCTCTACCTTGAGCTTATTACTTGGCTCCCTGAAGTTGCTGGGCCCCAAGGTTAACATTGTCCTCAACTCTGCAGCCCACCTCCAGCGTCTCTCCAAAGCCCTGATGCAAGTTCTGGAGCTGGATGTGGCTGATGTGAAGATTGTTGAAGAAAGACGTTGGGGCCCTGAAGGCTCTCTAGGTGAGCCCTCTGATTCCTTGCAGCATGGTTTGCGGGAGGGCAAATGTCAGAAGAAACACTTCCGGTTCTTCATCGATGAGCGGATTTTCTTGCTTATTCAGCAGGTTTGCCGGGTACTTGGCTACTACGGGAACCTCTACTTGCTAGTGGATCATTTCATGGGGCTATACAGCGAATCTGTTGTGTACCGGAAGCAGGCTGCCATGGTCCTCAATGAGTTGATCACAGGAGCTGCTGGACTGGGGGTAGATGTTCTTCACAAAAGGGAAACTACAGTGAGCACGGAAGACCTTAAAGGGACCATAACATCCATCCTCGAAGAATATACTGACCAGGCAAACTGGTATCTGACCACCAGCATTGACACTGAGGGAACCAGCGATGAGTTGACTGTGAAATATTCAAGAGCACATGCTATCCCAGGAGGTGCACACAGCAGTTCTCTGATTTCATCCTTCTCCCCTTCTTCAGACCCATGCCCAACCATCCGCTCCATGAATAGCAATATCTGGCAGATCTGCATCCAGCTGGAGGGGGTTGGCTGCTTTGCATATGTGCTGGGGAAAGAGTTCCGCATGCTTCTAGCATCAGTCCTCTACCCTGTGCTTGAAAAGGCTGGGGACAGCACTCTGCTCATTAGTCAGACGGCAATTGGCACCATGGTGGATGTCTGCCATGCCTGTGGCTATGACTCCATGCAAAATCTGATTAATGCTAACTCGGACTATCTGGTGAATGGGATTTCCCTAAACCTGCGTCGGGTGGCACATCAGCCTCACGCCTCGCGGGTCCTGGAGGCCATGCTCAGGCATTCGGATGCCAGCTTGCTCCCACTGGTGGAGGATGTGATCAGAGATGTCCTATCTGCCCTTGATCAGTTTTATGACGATCGAGCTTCCTCCTTCCTTGGGGTCCTGTCCACATTAGTGGCAGCTTTAG TCCAGTGGTTCGTGGTGGTGAAGGGTAAGGAGCACCCACAGGAGCAGAATATAGAGCAGCAGAGCAGCACTTCATGCCAGAAGCGGGGGAAAGGGTCTGTAATTACCCCCATGGTGCAAGAAGTGGAACAGTTCTTCCTGGACTACATCAAACAGAAGCAGATTGCAGAGGGCAACCTTCCagccatggaggaggaggaagagg AGGTGCAGGTCCCCCCTCCTGAGCCTGAGATGAACGACACCGGTGCGGAGGGCGAGACTCCATTGCCAGCCCATGCCCAGATAGCAAAGGATGTGATGGAGAGATGTATCCATTTACTGTCTGACAAGAGTCTGCGGGTGCGGCTGAAG GTCCTGGACGTGCTGGAGTTCTGCGTGACTGTGTTGCATCTTCATGAAAACCATCTGCTTCCCATGGCTCATCGCGCCTGGCCGGTGCTCGTCACCCGGCTGATTAACGACGACCCGCTGGCAGTGCTCAGAGCCTTCAAG GTGCTCTGTACCCTGGCCGAGAAGTGTGGTGATTTCCTGAGGCGACGATTCTCCAAAGACGTCCTGCCCAAACTGGCTGGTTCCCTTGTCACCCAGGCACcagtcagtgccagagctgggccCGTGTACAGCCATACTCTTGCCTTCAAGTTACAGCTGGCcgtgctgcaggggctgggctcGTTGTGTGAGAAGCTGGACTTGG GCGAGAGTGACCTGAATAAAGTAGCGGATACCTGTGTGATTTACCTCAGTGCCAAACAACCAGTGAAACTGCAAGAGGCTGCCCGGAG
- the TTI1 gene encoding TELO2-interacting protein 1 homolog isoform X2 gives MAVFDTPKEAFGILRPACVQLTKVQTTENVERLQAQLQVVSDSALQELQEYVLFPLRFTLKTPGPKRESLVQSVVQCITSILSTTCVKKQDLLQELFSELCLCLSSPSGLQPPAPLSEELKLTVIQALNVLMHSAYGDIILTLYQPSTLPHLGFAVSLLLALAEQEKAKQIKLAALKCLQVLILQCDCPEHHRLLDTVETRQCGNLFASFLPGISIALSRVITGDIKQGHMVTVSAIKLFYHTVSLVMADEQLATITKDEEKPSVEQSRLSELVVHRGPDWVKITADKLSLLIHKIAEFASLHPHWKVRMELVELVHHLMLKCSLSLVESVGHLLKALVGLVNDESNEVQSKCHEILRSIAELRTVAENRALADILSENLHSLATALPRLMNSQDDQGKFSTLSLLLGSLKLLGPKVNIVLNSAAHLQRLSKALMQVLELDVADVKIVEERRWGPEGSLGEPSDSLQHGLREGKCQKKHFRFFIDERIFLLIQQVCRVLGYYGNLYLLVDHFMGLYSESVVYRKQAAMVLNELITGAAGLGVDVLHKRETTVSTEDLKGTITSILEEYTDQANWYLTTSIDTEGTSDELTVKYSRAHAIPGGAHSSSLISSFSPSSDPCPTIRSMNSNIWQICIQLEGVGCFAYVLGKEFRMLLASVLYPVLEKAGDSTLLISQTAIGTMVDVCHACGYDSMQNLINANSDYLVNGISLNLRRVAHQPHASRVLEAMLRHSDASLLPLVEDVIRDVLSALDQFYDDRASSFLGVLSTLVAALVQWFVVVKGKEHPQEQNIEQQSSTSCQKRGKGSVITPMVQEVEQFFLDYIKQKQIAEGNLPAMEEEEEEVQVPPPEPEMNDTGAEGETPLPAHAQIAKDVMERCIHLLSDKSLRVRLKVLDVLEFCVTVLHLHENHLLPMAHRAWPVLVTRLINDDPLAVLRAFKAPVSARAGPVYSHTLAFKLQLAVLQGLGSLCEKLDLGESDLNKVADTCVIYLSAKQPVKLQEAARSVFLHLMCVDPDATWLFLNEICPLPCEPPHPSLHPVKLGRMGRQRTEFTDNVLGLLGELQRRETAAFQAGPQEAPEPQPPSLTEALG, from the exons ATGGCAGTGTTTGATACCCCAAAAGAAGCGTTCGGGATCTTGCGCCCAGCTTGTGTACAGCTGACAAAGGTGCAGACTACTGAAAACGTGGAACGCTTGCAGGCTCAGCTGCAGGTTGTCAGTGACTCTGCCCTGCAGGAACTGCAGGAGTACGTCCTTTTCCCATTGAGGTTCACCCTGAAGACCCCAGGGCCCAAACGGGAGAGTCTTGTCCAGAGTGTGGTGCAGTGTATCACATCCATCCTTTCAACAACATGTGTGAAGAAGCAGGACCTCCTCCAGGAGCTTTTTTCTGAGCTCTGCCTGTGTCTATCTTCTCCATCTGGTTTGCAGCCGCCAGCCCCACTATCAGAGGAATTAAAACTGACTGTAATCCAAGCACTCAATGTCCTGATGCATTCAGCTTATGGTGACATTATCCTGACTTTGTATCAGCCTTCTACCCTTCCTCACTTAGGATTTGCTGTATCTTTGCTTTTGGCCTTGGCAGAAcaagaaaaagcaaagcaaattaaGCTGGCTGCCTTAAAGTGTTTACAGGTCCTAATTCTGCAGTGTGACTGCCCGGAGCATCATAGACTCTTAGACACGGTTGAAACAAGACAATGTGGGAATTTGTTTGCTTCTTTTCTACCTGGGATCTCTATTGCCCTGTCCCGGGTTATTACTGGAGACATCAAACAAGGTCATATGGTCACTGTTTCTGCGATCAAGCTCTTTTATCACACAGTCAGCTTGGTAATGGCAGATGAACAACTAGCCACAATCACAAAGGACGAAGAGAAACCTTCAGTGGAACAAAGCAGACTATCTGAGCTTGTGGTACATAGAGGACCAGATTGGGTAAAAATCACTGCAGACAAATTGTCTCTCCTTATCCACAAGATAGCTGAATTTGCTTCTCTTCACCCTCACTGGAAGGTCAGGATGGAATTGGTGGAGCTGGTCCATCACCTTATGTTGAAGTGCAGTCTGTCACTGGTGGAATCAGTTGGTCACCTGTTAAAAGCCTTGGTTGGGCTTGTTAATGATGAAAGCAATGAGGTTCAAAGCAAGTGTCATGAGATTCTCAGGAGCATTGCGGAGCTGAGAACAGTAGCTGAGAACAGGGCTCTTGCTGATATTCTGTCAGAGAATCTGCATTCCCTTGCCACAGCCCTTCCACGTCTGATGAACTCCCAGGATGATCAAGGCAAGTTCTCTACCTTGAGCTTATTACTTGGCTCCCTGAAGTTGCTGGGCCCCAAGGTTAACATTGTCCTCAACTCTGCAGCCCACCTCCAGCGTCTCTCCAAAGCCCTGATGCAAGTTCTGGAGCTGGATGTGGCTGATGTGAAGATTGTTGAAGAAAGACGTTGGGGCCCTGAAGGCTCTCTAGGTGAGCCCTCTGATTCCTTGCAGCATGGTTTGCGGGAGGGCAAATGTCAGAAGAAACACTTCCGGTTCTTCATCGATGAGCGGATTTTCTTGCTTATTCAGCAGGTTTGCCGGGTACTTGGCTACTACGGGAACCTCTACTTGCTAGTGGATCATTTCATGGGGCTATACAGCGAATCTGTTGTGTACCGGAAGCAGGCTGCCATGGTCCTCAATGAGTTGATCACAGGAGCTGCTGGACTGGGGGTAGATGTTCTTCACAAAAGGGAAACTACAGTGAGCACGGAAGACCTTAAAGGGACCATAACATCCATCCTCGAAGAATATACTGACCAGGCAAACTGGTATCTGACCACCAGCATTGACACTGAGGGAACCAGCGATGAGTTGACTGTGAAATATTCAAGAGCACATGCTATCCCAGGAGGTGCACACAGCAGTTCTCTGATTTCATCCTTCTCCCCTTCTTCAGACCCATGCCCAACCATCCGCTCCATGAATAGCAATATCTGGCAGATCTGCATCCAGCTGGAGGGGGTTGGCTGCTTTGCATATGTGCTGGGGAAAGAGTTCCGCATGCTTCTAGCATCAGTCCTCTACCCTGTGCTTGAAAAGGCTGGGGACAGCACTCTGCTCATTAGTCAGACGGCAATTGGCACCATGGTGGATGTCTGCCATGCCTGTGGCTATGACTCCATGCAAAATCTGATTAATGCTAACTCGGACTATCTGGTGAATGGGATTTCCCTAAACCTGCGTCGGGTGGCACATCAGCCTCACGCCTCGCGGGTCCTGGAGGCCATGCTCAGGCATTCGGATGCCAGCTTGCTCCCACTGGTGGAGGATGTGATCAGAGATGTCCTATCTGCCCTTGATCAGTTTTATGACGATCGAGCTTCCTCCTTCCTTGGGGTCCTGTCCACATTAGTGGCAGCTTTAG TCCAGTGGTTCGTGGTGGTGAAGGGTAAGGAGCACCCACAGGAGCAGAATATAGAGCAGCAGAGCAGCACTTCATGCCAGAAGCGGGGGAAAGGGTCTGTAATTACCCCCATGGTGCAAGAAGTGGAACAGTTCTTCCTGGACTACATCAAACAGAAGCAGATTGCAGAGGGCAACCTTCCagccatggaggaggaggaagagg AGGTGCAGGTCCCCCCTCCTGAGCCTGAGATGAACGACACCGGTGCGGAGGGCGAGACTCCATTGCCAGCCCATGCCCAGATAGCAAAGGATGTGATGGAGAGATGTATCCATTTACTGTCTGACAAGAGTCTGCGGGTGCGGCTGAAG GTCCTGGACGTGCTGGAGTTCTGCGTGACTGTGTTGCATCTTCATGAAAACCATCTGCTTCCCATGGCTCATCGCGCCTGGCCGGTGCTCGTCACCCGGCTGATTAACGACGACCCGCTGGCAGTGCTCAGAGCCTTCAAG GCACcagtcagtgccagagctgggccCGTGTACAGCCATACTCTTGCCTTCAAGTTACAGCTGGCcgtgctgcaggggctgggctcGTTGTGTGAGAAGCTGGACTTGG GCGAGAGTGACCTGAATAAAGTAGCGGATACCTGTGTGATTTACCTCAGTGCCAAACAACCAGTGAAACTGCAAGAGGCTGCCCGGAG